The DNA window GACGCGGGCGGAGCCGACCCCGGGGCGATGCGCCGAAGATACCGTCCCTGGATAATCTTCCGCGTTGGCGTTCAGTCGTGCGTCAAGCTCGGCGCCGATTCAGCCGTTGGCGGGCTCGGCCGATGCCGACTCGGCCGGTGTCGCTAATCCGAGGCGCCCTCGAGTCGCAATGAGCGCCACGACGGCGAGGACCGCCATCCCCGCGGTGGCGGGCCAGATGGTGGTCGCCTGCTGGCCGGTGATTCCGGACCACGTCGTCAGGGCCCAGTTGATGGAGTTGTGCGCCAGGATGGCCAGCAGTACCGAGCCCCGCGCCAGGTTGGTGATCCAGGATATGACGATGGAACTGGTGACCGTGAAGGCGAAGAATCCGAGAACGTCGCCCACGTTGTTGTGCGGAGTCTCCCAGGCCGATACGAAGAACTGGGGCAGATGCCAGCCTCCCCAGATGAGGCCGAGCACGACGGCGGCCTGGAGCGGGCGGAGCCGCTCCTGCAGAATGGGCAGGGCGAATCCGCGCCACCCCACTTCTTCCTGGATGGGGCCTCCTATGAGAAAGGCGACTGCCTGAATGAGGGGGCCGATCACCACGGCCGGACCGACGAAGGACGGTGTGCCCGCCTCTTTGCCGGGCAGCACGGCCGAAGCGGCCATAATAACCACGGGTATCGCAATGAGGGCCAATGCGTAGGACGCTGGAGGAACGCGCCATCGCTTGAATGAGGAGACCCAGGTGCGCAATGAACCGGTCGTCAGACGGGTCATAATGAGCGAGGCGAGGAATGGCCCGGCCAGTAGCGCCAGCTGCCCCGCCCCTGCTGCCGCATAGTTGTACGACTGCGTGGGAATGAGCCTCTGCAGGGGGATGAATGGCACCCAGAAGACCCATGACCCCACGTAGGCGAGAACGACGAATCCCGTCAGCGGATGAGAGCGCAACCAGCGAATCATAGGTGCTCCTTATTCATGGCATTCACCATATAGTCTGTTCGCCGGCGTCGCAAGACGGGCCAGTCGCCGCATCCGCACCCGCACCCGCGCCGGCAGCGCGCCGCGCGGCTGAACCGGCCGCGGCCGAGGACGACTGCGCGGCTCCGGCGTCGTCACGGCGAAAAGCCCCGCCGGCGAAGGCGGACGCGCCCCATCGCCCGGACCCGACACTGCTGATCGGCTCCGGGTTCGATACCGGCGGGCCCCGCTCGACGAGCGCTCATACGGCCGCGGTGGTGCGCGAGAAGGGACTCGAACCCTCACGCCCGAAGGCACCAGAACCTAAATCTGGGGCGTCTACCAGTTCCGCCACTCGCGCTTACCATCACAGCCTACCGGCCGCGCGCATATCCTTGGGCTTATGGCACGCGACGATGCACCGCCCGGCACCCGCACCACCGAACTCCTGCCCCCGCTCCCCGCCGAGCTCGCCGAGGCGCTGGCCGCCTCCGGCGCCGCCTGCGACCCGGCCGCCGTCGTCCCCGAGCCGCAGGACGCCCCGCCACTGCGCTGGGGGATCCTCGGCGCGGGCCATATCGCCGGCAGATTCGCCGACGACGTACCCGCCTTCTCCTCCGGTTCCGTCGTGGCCGTCGGCAGCCGCGACGGATCCAGGGCGCGGGCCTTCATCGACGCCCATCCCGGCATGGGCAAGGGCGAGTCCGTCCGCGCCCACGGCGCCTACGAGGACCTGGTCGCCGACGAGGCCGTCGAGGCCGTCTACATCGCGACCCCGCACTCCTTCCACGCCGAGCAGGCGGTACTCGCCCTCGAGGCGGGCAAGCCCGTCCTGGTGGAGAAGTCCTTCGCCCTCAACGCCGGCCAGGCCCGCCGGGTCCTGGAGCGGGCGCGGGCACTGGGGCTGTTCGCCATGGAGGCGATGTGGACGCGCTTCCTGCCCGGGCAGGTCCTCGCCCGGGCACTGATCTCCTGCGGGGCGCTGGGCGAGCTGCGGAGCGTGCGGGCCGAGCACTTCCAGTCCCTGCTGCACGTCGAACGCCTGGTGCGCCCCGAACTGGCCGGCGGCGCCCTGCTGGACCTGGGCGTCTACCCGCTCAGCTTCATCCACTCCCTCCTGGGGGTGCCCGACGCCATGGAGGTCGTGGGCCGCCTGGCCCCGCAGGGCGTCGACCTCCACGAGGTCGTGGCGATGCGCTACGCGCGGGCGACGGCGGTGGCCTGCTCCGCCATGGACTGCGCCGGGCCGAACCCCGCCCAGGTCATCGGCACCCGGGGACGCCTGGCCAT is part of the Actinomyces sp. oral taxon 414 genome and encodes:
- a CDS encoding CPBP family intramembrane glutamic endopeptidase, which translates into the protein MIRWLRSHPLTGFVVLAYVGSWVFWVPFIPLQRLIPTQSYNYAAAGAGQLALLAGPFLASLIMTRLTTGSLRTWVSSFKRWRVPPASYALALIAIPVVIMAASAVLPGKEAGTPSFVGPAVVIGPLIQAVAFLIGGPIQEEVGWRGFALPILQERLRPLQAAVVLGLIWGGWHLPQFFVSAWETPHNNVGDVLGFFAFTVTSSIVISWITNLARGSVLLAILAHNSINWALTTWSGITGQQATTIWPATAGMAVLAVVALIATRGRLGLATPAESASAEPANG
- a CDS encoding Gfo/Idh/MocA family protein; the encoded protein is MARDDAPPGTRTTELLPPLPAELAEALAASGAACDPAAVVPEPQDAPPLRWGILGAGHIAGRFADDVPAFSSGSVVAVGSRDGSRARAFIDAHPGMGKGESVRAHGAYEDLVADEAVEAVYIATPHSFHAEQAVLALEAGKPVLVEKSFALNAGQARRVLERARALGLFAMEAMWTRFLPGQVLARALISCGALGELRSVRAEHFQSLLHVERLVRPELAGGALLDLGVYPLSFIHSLLGVPDAMEVVGRLAPQGVDLHEVVAMRYARATAVACSAMDCAGPNPAQVIGTRGRLAIDTWFYGVSPVSVDLYDGAGRGPVVWDARVPGHFHYEAAEVARCVAEGRAQSSVMPWSATIEVMEIMDRVRSRLGVVYPGE